The following proteins are encoded in a genomic region of Catharus ustulatus isolate bCatUst1 chromosome 4, bCatUst1.pri.v2, whole genome shotgun sequence:
- the SYPL1 gene encoding synaptophysin-like protein 1 has protein sequence MVGLRMDFSMLLEPLGFVKVLEWVLAIFVFATCGGFHGETALLVSCKDVVNKTITATFAYPFRLNTVVFSAPDPKGCGGTWTDVHLVGNFSSPAQFFVTLAALVFLYCIAALVVYIGYNHVYQQNNKFPLTDLAISVLTAFLWLVSTFVWAKVLADIKVSTGASIIPAIEPCKAPGTTCHFLSVTSMGTLNVSVVFGLLNMILWAGNVWLLYKDTNLHNQWNRISDSPTEGV, from the exons ATGGTGGGCTTGAGAATGGATTTCAGCATGCTCCTGGAGCCTCTGGGCTTTGTTAAGGTCCTTGAATGG GTTCTTGCCATCTTTGTTTTTGCCACATGTGGAGGCTTTCATGGTGAAACTGCTCTTCTAGTTTCCTGCAAAGATGTGGTAAACAAAACAATTACAGCTACTTTTGCTTATCCATTCAG GTTGAATACTGTTGTATTTAGTGCACCAGACCCAAAAGGCTGTGGTGGTACTTGGACTGATGTCCACCTCGTGGGCAACTTCTCCTCTCCTGCACAGTTCTTTGTTACACTGGCAGCGTTGGTGTTCCTCTACTGCATTGCTGCCCTGGTGGTGTATATTGGATATAACCATGTGTATCAGCAAAATAACAAGTTTCCACTCACT GACCTGGCAATCAGTGTCTTGACAGCTTTTCTGTGGCTGGTCAGTACTTTTGTTTGGGCAAAGGTGCTTGCTGACATCAAGGTGTCCACAGGAGCCAGCATTATTCCTGCAATTGAACCCTGCAAAGCACCAGGAACAACttgccattttctttctgtgactAGCATGGGAACTCTGAATGTGTCTGTG GTGTTTGGCTTGCTTAATATGATTTTATGggcaggaaatgtttggcttttATACAAGGACACCAACTTGCACAACCAATGGAACAGAATTTCTGATAGTCCAACTGAAGGAGTATAA